The region TTGATGCTGCAGCTGCGCAGCATCTCGAGAGAGGCGTGATCAGACATGCCGCCCACGAAGTCCGGGGGGTTGTTGAAGTAGCAGTTCTCGTCGAAGTAGCCGTCCATGTAGCGGCGCATGTCGTAGATGCCGCTCATGCCGATGCACCACTTGAACTGGGTCGGGTGCTTGCACAGCGTGTTGAGCGCGTGATAGGCGCCCATGGAGGCCCCCACCGTGCAGATGGGCTGCCACGAACCGCAGTCGGCGTGGATGAACGGCACCACCTCTTCGCGCACATACTGGTCGTACAGCGCCTGGCGACGAGCCCGCTCGGCCGGGTGGATGTTCTCATCGAACCACGACTTGTTGTTGATGGTGTTGATGGAGTACACCTTGACGGCGCCGCGCTCGATGTGCGACGCGATGTCACCGATGAGGCCGAAGCGCTCGTACTCCTCGAAATCTGCAGCGGCCGTGGGGAAGAAGAGCATGGGAACTCCCCAGTGGCCATAGACGGCAACGGGCATCTCGATGCCCAGGGAAGGGCTGCGCCAGACGTGGGTTCTCTTGTTCATAGCGGCCGAGGCTTCGTCGACTGAAGCCCCGTTCCTGC is a window of Pseudomonadota bacterium DNA encoding:
- a CDS encoding esterase, encoding MNKRTHVWRSPSLGIEMPVAVYGHWGVPMLFFPTAAADFEEYERFGLIGDIASHIERGAVKVYSINTINNKSWFDENIHPAERARRQALYDQYVREEVVPFIHADCGSWQPICTVGASMGAYHALNTLCKHPTQFKWCIGMSGIYDMRRYMDGYFDENCYFNNPPDFVGGMSDHASLEMLRSCSINLIVGRGPYEHIDWTQHATDALWNRGVSVNMDLWGHDSGHDWPWWKRQLNVYIPKLFG